In one Paramisgurnus dabryanus chromosome 21, PD_genome_1.1, whole genome shotgun sequence genomic region, the following are encoded:
- the pik3cd gene encoding phosphatidylinositol 4,5-bisphosphate 3-kinase catalytic subunit delta isoform produces the protein MPPGVYGMQDVWDREGPQQVNMEFLLPTGIYLSFPVARSDTISSIKKMLWKNAKEEPLFSALGDPDAYVFTCINMTAEREELEDERRRLCDVQPFMLFFYLVAREGDRVEKLITTQISSLIGKGHHEFDSQKNHEVNEFRTKMRAFCEDRAQVRQMLPWYQWMEYNFPCDLEPCGTVTHSGKSRSAKKIFVNVKFEGSDETFVLQQDPQDLPMFLKRNALRKKSTVFRSLKQDKPEDYALQVNGRSEFIYGNYPLGQFKYIFTCLRGGVTPHLTMVHHSSIVKYQEEQGGLSNQVSRSRAQSKPPPLPLKRQNTSSLWSIQEPFYIHLLQGSRVNADEGMKLVVQAGLFHGSELLCKVVISNEVSVCSDPVWDQKLVFDISVSDLPRMSRLCFALYGVIEKTKKRPTKKKNKRADCPLAWVNTMVFDYKDQLKTGEFSLSTWPSVPDDKGDLLNPMGTVEKNPNIDSAAGLLVRFPNIRPHPLYYPPIEKLNELSLNGDKVVATKEEQQKLKEIVDNKNYTEFFEDEKELLWKLRAEVRQRYPESLSKLLLITKWNKHEDVAQMVCLLRQWPELPALHALELLDYSFPDPHVRSFTIRCLRKLRDEELFQYLLQVVQVLKYESYLDCDLTSFLLERALASKKIGHFLFWHLRSEMHVPSVSLRFGLILEAYCRGSIYHIKSLMKQNEALNKMKALNDFVKSGSQKATRIQTTEDMKVCIKQDTYMEALSDVVSPLNPSIVLCEICADKCKFMDSKMKPLWLMYKNKYDTLGLIFKNGDDLRQDMLTLQMIQLMDVLWKTEGLDLRMLPYGCLSTGNKTGLIEVVKNSDTIANIQRNNSNSAATAAFNKDALLNWLKSKNPGDKLDQAIEEFTLSCAGYCVATYVLGIGDRHSDNIMIRETGQLFHIDFGHFLGNFKSKFGINRERVPFILTYDFVHVIQEGRTNNSEKFERFRECCEQAYKILCRNGTLFVNLFALMKAAGLPELSSSKDIQYLKDSLALGKSEDEALKNFKVKFNEALRESWKTKVNWMMHTFAKDNR, from the exons GGCACGAGAAGGGGACCGAGTTGAGAAGCTCATCACCACCCAGATCAGCTCGCTCATAGGAAAAG GTCATCATGAATTTGACTCTCAGAAGAACCACGAAGTAAACGAATTCCGAACAAAAATGCGGGCGTTTTGTGAAGACCGCGCTCAGGTGCGTCAGATGTTGCCATGGTATCAGTGGATGGAGTACAACTTCCCATGTGACTTGGAGCCGTGCGGTACAGTGACACACTCTGGGAAATCACGCAGTGCTAAAAAGATTTTTGTCAATGTGAAGTTCGAAGGCAGCGAT GAGACATTCGTTCTCCAGCAAGATCCTCAGGACCTACCCATGTTTCTAAAGCGGAACGCCTTGAGAAAAAAGTCCACCGTATTTCGGTCGTTGAAGCAGGACAAGCCGGAGGATTACGCCCTGCAGGTTAACGGGAGATCGGAGTTCATTTATGGAAATTATCCACTGGGCCAGTTCAAA tatatttttacttgtttgcGTGGAGGTGTCACTCCACATCTGACTATGGTCCATCATTCGTCCATCGTCAAATACCAGGAGGAACAGGGCGGTCTCAGTAATCAGGTGTCCAGAAGCCGAGCTCAGTCCAAACCTCCCCCTCTGCCTCTGAAAAGG CAAAACACATCATCGCTATGGTCTATTCAGGAGCCGTTCTACATACACCTTTTACAGGGCAGTCGAGTCAATGCGGATGAGGGTATGAAG CTGGTGGTTCAGGCTGGCCTTTTTCACGGCAGTGAGCTCCTTTGCAAAGTGGTGATCAGCAATGAGGTCTCCGTTTGTTCTGACCCAGTATGGGACCAGAAGCTGGTGTTCGACATCAGTGTTAGTGACCTGCCTCGCATGAGCCGCCTCTGTTTCGCCCTCTACGGCGTCATTGAAAAGACCAAGAAGCGCCCTACCAAGAAGAAGAACAAACGTGCG GACTGCCCTTTGGCCTGGGTGAACACGATGGTGTTTGACTATAAGGACCAACTGAAGACTGGGGAATTTTCCTTGTCCACTTGGCCCTCTGTTCCAG ATGATAAGGGTGATCTGTTGAATCCAATGGGTACTGTGGAGAAAAATCCAAACATTGACAGCGCTGCTGGTCTCCTGGTTCGCTTTCCCAACATTAGACCACACCCACTGTATTATCCACCAATTGAAAAG CTAAACGAACTTAGTCTTAACGGTGACAAAGTTGTTGCTACAAAAGAAGAG CAACAGAAACTGAAAGAGATAGTGGACAATAAAAACTACACAGAGTTTTTTGAGGACGAGAAGGAGCTTTTGTGGAAGTTACGAGCAGAAGTGAGGCAGCGCTACCCAGAAAGCCTTTCCAAACTTTTGCTGATCACTAAGTGGAATAAACACGAAGATGTGGCTCAG atggTTTGTTTGTTACGGCAATGGCCAGAACTTCCTGCTCTGCATGCTCTCGAGCTTCTGGACTACAGTTTTCCTGACCCTCACGTGCGTTCCTTCACCATCCGTTGCCTCAGGAAGTTGCG TGATGAAGAGCTCTTTCAGTACCTCTTGCAAGTGGTGCAGGTTCTGAAGTATGAATCTTACCTCGATTGTGACTTGACCAGTTTCTTGCTGGAAAGAGCTCTGGCCAGCAAGAAAATAGGTCACTTCTTATTTTGGCACCTCAG GTCAGAAATGCACGTACCTTCTGTCAGCTTGAGATTTGGACTTATTCTGGAGGCTTACTGCCGTGGAAGCATCTACCACATAAAGAGCTTGATGAAGCAG AATGAGGCTCTGAATAAGATGAAGGCTCTGAATGACTTTGTGAAGTCAGGAAGTCAGAAGGCAACCAGGATACAGACTACAGAAGACATGAAAGTTTGCATCAAACAGGACACTTACATGGAAGCCCTTTCTGATGTCGTATCGCCACTTAACCCGAGCATCGTGCTGTGTGAAATCTG TGCAGACAAATGCAAGTTCATGGATTCCAAGATGAAACCACTGTGGCTGATGTACAAAAACAAATATGACACCCTGggacttatttttaaaaatggagACG ATCTGAGGCAGGATATGTTAACCCTTCAGATGATTCAGTTAATGGACGTTCTGTGGAAAACAGAGGGACTTGACCTCAG GATGCTTCCGTACGGATGCCTGTCGACTGGGAATAAGACGGGTCTCATAGAGGTGGTGAAGAACTCGGACACCATCGCCAACATCCAGAGGAACAACAGCAACAGCGCTGCGAccgctgcctttaacaaggacGCTCTTCTTAACTGGCTGAAGTCCAAAAACCCCGG ggATAAACTGGATCAGGCCATTGAGGAATTTACGCTTTCCTGTGCAGGCTACTGTGTAGCCACGTATGTTCTGGGAATAGGAGACCGGCATAGTGACAATATTATGATCAGGGAAACGGGTCAG TTATTCCATATAGACTTTGGGCACTTTTTGGGGAACTTCAAGAGCAAATTTGGGATCAACAGGGAACGTGTCCCTTTTATCCTGACGTACGACTTCGTCCATGTTATTCAGGAGGGGCGGACCAACAACAGTGAGAAATTTGAACG GTTTCGGGAGTGTTGCGAACAGGCTTATAAGATCCTTTGTCGGAATGGGACTCTTTTTGTGAATCTCTTTGCCTTAATGAAAGCTGCCGGTCTCCCTGAACTCAGTTCTTCCAAAGACATCCAGTATCTAAAG GACTCTTTGGCCCTGGGAAAGTCTGAAGACGAAGCACTGAAGAATTTTAAAGTCAAATTTAATGAAGCTCTTCGAGAGAGCTGGAAGACCAAGGTGAACTGGATGATGCACACTTTTGCCAAAGATAACAGATAG